From a single Eremothecium sinecaudum strain ATCC 58844 chromosome III, complete sequence genomic region:
- the TOF1 gene encoding Tof1p (Syntenic homolog of Ashbya gossypii AFR672C; Syntenic homolog of Saccharomyces cerevisiae YNL273W (TOF1)) — protein METGVKNGLQNTALNELDAQGGNLPNTILKARIALLATAIGGVDHTSEQQPAPYKLGDDCLACLKDLKRWFTLVDDRQKRWDVASAAAEFKILVDDLVPIMLEWEYKSVNAIKKCRKTGEDISAYFKNKGYYDKVVLNALQLIVWMTWPIILNDDSSENQIQHYATLKKHLLTYKKAILHTDGGKVIKAAIRIATDVIKIDKVNRTALDNSILRLVLDFIRNVLAIEPAEITISMKQKSSSRGIGTTEMLPPNTTLDDISLDAVILAFRQNKVFDFLLALGSSMNREFDASYIKLPLLEISFYLTKNVSHKRLFGQLKKNTPATNSDRSSNLKGTVTRVGEELTDLLTREHNHKRSQIRTSSTRHSRFGGFFSIQTSENVRLTVPNASNVLDNDAALTKLDKRKKWSKAVRDHKDLIQGIPTSFLNSDDNSSAFLTSENVKYLRKYLDNFMESSFNTLWNSITDLFTMDDDQVIVHKIQLLLVFAWYVKYNRYKTANKHGKTDATDISETLRDTTHILLMKFLREAYEQKNWAITHAGILAVTELFTLLWSLNEEWAEDVEVTLSRLLSEERIKLLSDLPKSASNHSPQYIWACIHLNSVIFKILDMYEKNKKDLTVRDIRKRRSRKFTDNIKISKHPDDVKNHLIEEKEDLSSQESDTDAHSNLMIAKINFNKVRSSYVQHATIDTYINFLQRYEELDDEDIKIAIQFLYFILVQAKEDTFLFRIDLMILLKDMLGLDGLNRNSRNRADLEQFTNYLMKQLKEKLKKSPSWFVNLLFPNIRDRELGYYMRYGEQMPTTQSVHQVVIPTRFKNIEGQEQMTEKELRIAKFGILVSTLIDEGKEDYVKELSSNLEAAIEVYREYSTRKANELEGNNYPRFDFSTSVYEMKRSLLFDSDLRALFLLVGYHIPNAEHDKCYIEGDLYLEDLQNNLDLLNKYKSVPFVTPNGLASSSYLFRPINYGNVTVKTTNNDDFVEQDMHDFIDDEDRGNSDDYFRDLDRMDERLVGRDIIKGTAKAKTVKKLKAKGNKKKHKLPLFDTGEEGHIANENEKKRKQVVSSQFITDFDSDIESFENSTFYENEMYLRYLLDKYNGQLPTELFSEFARFASERTNNNGKVKGDYSVLFGGQVPTLSELESLDSAVCGQSLKGLVDHQLQEASANFSPNHDDANHRPFKISKNDMNISDNEELLLSASEYDTDSSSEGTTYTAMSSSRQSESLESKTKHRERSLSPQSESDEEYSVTKRRRVRVALSDEEET, from the coding sequence ATGGAGACAGGAGTTAAGAATGGGTTGCAGAATACTGCATTGAATGAATTGGATGCCCAAGGAGGTAATTTGCCGAATACAATTTTAAAAGCTCGAATAGCTTTACTGGCAACAGCTATAGGAGGAGTAGACCATACATCTGAACAGCAACCAGCTCCCTATAAGTTAGGCGATGATTGTTTGGCTTGCTTAAAAGACTTGAAACGATGGTTTACACTTGTAGATGACCGTCAGAAAAGGTGGGATGTTGCAAGTGCAGCTGCAGAATTCAAGATTCTGGTTGATGACTTGGTCCCGATTATGCTCGAATGGGAATATAAATCGGTAAATGCAATTAAGAAATGTCGGAAGACTGGTGAGGATATTAGCGCATACTTTAAAAACAAGGGTTATTACGATAAGGTGGTATTAAACGCGCTGCAGTTAATTGTTTGGATGACCTGGCCGATTATTCTAAACGATGATTCGTCTGAAAACCAGATTCAGCACTACGCGACTTTGAAAAAGCATTTGCTCACCTATAAAAAAGCTATTTTGCATACCGATGGGGGAAAGGTGATAAAAGCTGCTATTCGTATAGCCACCGATGTCATTAAGATTGATAAAGTGAATAGGACCGCACTGGATAACTCTATTCTTCGGTTGGTACTGGATTTTATTAGAAATGTACTAGCCATAGAACCAGCAGAGATAACTATAAGTATGAAGCAGAAAAGTAGTAGCAGAGGCATTGGCACTACGGAGATGCTCCCGCCCAATACCACTTTGGATGATATTTCATTGGATGCTGTAATATTGGCTTTTCGACAAAACAAGGTTTTTGATTTCTTGCTTGCATTGGGTAGTTCCATGAACCGTGAATTTGATGCATCATATATAAAGCTCCCATTATTGGAAATATCTTTTTATTTGACTAAAAATGTAAGCCACAAGCGATTATTTGGTcaattaaagaaaaacaCACCAGCTACTAATAGCGACAGGAGTAGCAATCTGAAGGGTACCGTGACTCGCGTGGGAGAAGAGCTCACTGATCTGCTCACTAGAGAGCATAATCACAAGCGCTCTCAAATAAGGACATCATCTACAAGACATTCGAGATTCGGTGGATTTTTTTCCATTCAGACTTCCGAGAATGTACGTTTAACGGTGCCCAATGCTAGCAATGTCCTGGATAATGACGCTGCGTTGACGAAGTTGGATAAGCGTAAGAAATGGAGTAAAGCAGTTCGTGACCACAAAGATTTGATTCAGGGAATACCTACTAGTTTTTTGAACAGTGATGATAACTCTTCTGCGTTCTTAACGAGCGAAAACGTTAAGTATTTACGCAAATATCTGGATAATTTTATGGAATCCTCTTTTAACACCTTGTGGAATTCCATAACTGATCTATTCACTATGGATGATGATCAAGTAATAGTCCATAAAATTCAGCTTTTATTAGTCTTCGCATGGTACGTGAAATACAACAGATACAAGACTGCGAATAAACATGGCAAGACAGACGCAACAGATATATCCGAAACACTAAGAGATACTACTCATATTCTTTTAATGAAATTTTTACGAGAAGCATATGAACAGAAAAATTGGGCTATAACGCATGCAGGCATCCTAGCTGTGACTGAACTTTTCACTCTACTTTGGTCATTGAATGAAGAATGGGCGGAAGATGTCGAAGTCACATTAAGCAGACTACTAAGTGAGGAGAGGATTAAACTACTCTCAGACCTGCCAAAATCCGCTTCAAATCATTCTCCACAATATATTTGGGCATGCATTCATCTAAATTCTGTCATATTTAAGATTTTAGATATGTACGAGAAGAACAAAAAGGATCTTACCGTTAGGGACATTCGAAAGCGCAGATCTAGGAAGTTTACggataatattaaaatatctAAACATCCTGATGATGTTAAGAATCATCTaattgaagaaaaagaagatttaTCGTCCCAGGAGAGTGATACGGATGCTCATAGCAATCTGATGATTGCAAAAATAAACTTCAATAAGGTACGGAGCTCATACGTTCAACACGCAACGATTGACACCTATATTAATTTTCTACAACGTTATGAAGAGCtggatgatgaagatatTAAAATTGCCATACAATTTTTATATTTCATTCTGGTACAAGCCAAGGAGGACACATTTTTGTTTAGAATAGATTTAATGATTTTATTAAAAGACATGCTGGGCCTTGATGGTCTAAACAGGAATTCCAGAAACCGTGCAGATCTGGAGCAGTTTACAAATTATCTGATGAAGCAATTAAAAGagaaattgaagaagtcCCCATCGTGGTTTGTCAATTTACTGTTCCCTAACATACGTGACCGGGAATTGGGTTATTATATGAGATATGGTGAACAAATGCCTACAACTCAAAGCGTTCATCAAGTGGTGATCCCAACAAGatttaaaaatattgaagGACAAGAGCAAATGACTGAAAAGGAATTGAGAATAGCTAAATTTGGAATATTAGTCTCAACTCTTATAGACGaaggaaaagaagattaTGTTAAAGAACTAAGTTCAAATTTGGAAGCTGCTATAGAGGTATACAGAGAATATTCCACTCGGAAAGCAAATGAATTGGAAGGTAATAATTATCCAAGATTCGATTTTTCAACTAGTGTTTATGAAATGAAGCGTTCCCTACTCTTTGATAGTGATTTGCGCGCCCTTTTCCTACTAGTAGGTTACCACATTCCAAATGCCGAACATGATAAATGCTATATTGAAGGTGACCTTTACCTTGAAGATTTACAGAATAATCTAGACTTGTTAAACAAGTACAAGTCAGTCCCATTTGTAACTCCAAATGGATTGGCATCCTCGTCGTACTTATTTCGCCCAATTAACTACGGTAATGTCACTGTTAAAACAACTAATAATGATGATTTTGTTGAGCAAGATATGCATGATTTTAtagatgatgaagataGAGGCAATTCTGATGATTATTTCCGGGATCTGGATAGAATGGATGAAAGACTGGTCGGAAGAGACATTATTAAGGGTACTGCAAAAGCGAAGACTGTAAAGAAGCTTAAAGCTAAAGGTAACAAGAAAAAACATAAGTTACCTCTATTTGATACTGGTGAAGAGGGACACATTGCTAATGAGAATgagaagaaaagaaaacaaGTAGTCAGCAGTCAATTTATTACCGATTTTGATAGCGATATTGAGTCGTTCGAGAATTCAACATTTTATGAAAACGAGATGTACTTGCGGTACTTATTAGATAAATACAACGGTCAACTACCTACCGAGCTTTTCTCTGAATTTGCAAGATTTGCAAGCGAAAGGACCAATAATAATGGTAAAGTAAAAGGTGACTACAGTGTTTTATTTGGCGGTCAAGTACCCACCCTTTCAGAATTAGAATCACTGGATTCTGCGGTATGTGGCCAAAGTTTGAAAGGTTTGGTTGATCACCAGCTGCAAGAAGCAAGCGCTAATTTTTCGCCAAATCATGACGATGCAAACCATAGACCTTTTAAAATCAGTAAAAATGATATGAATATTAGTGATAACGAAGAACTGCTGCTTAGCGCTTCTGAATACGACACGGATTCAAGCTCTGAGGGTACAACATATACTGCAATGAGTAGTTCTCGTCAAAGTGAATCTTTAGAATCAAAAACCAAGCATCGTGAACGCAGTTTGAGCCCCCAATCGGAAAGCGATGAAGAATATAGTGTTACGAAAAGGCGTAGAGTAAGAGTTGCGCTTTcagatgaagaagaaacGTAA
- the AVT2 gene encoding Avt2p (Syntenic homolog of Ashbya gossypii AFR671W; Syntenic homolog of Saccharomyces cerevisiae YEL064C (AVT2)): MKDHSKHYYTHIGNSSNRPTSSIAGTSRSISPSNVELELSTFKSHDSGNQNGLNDGSGQSFADFEIDAEDPLTHPTRAPAKSNMYMAFMNMANSILGAGVVGQPFAIKNCGIVGGFMALVLLTAIVDWTIRLIVINFKLTGKTTYQDTVEFAMGKAGKITVLVVNGLFAFGSCVGFCIIVGDSVPHVLKAFFPSYAGYFGRNAIISVFSFLVSYPLSLNRNIAKLSKISMLALISIFMIVLIVMIRAPATANELKGTISVSEYFITPRIFQGISIISFALVCHHNTSFIYFSLKKPSLKRFSNLTHLSCTISMVLCLIAGYTGFLSFKSSTKGNILNNFPSDDKFINFARFCFGLNMVTTFPLEIFVLRDVARDLIYLRSNRQGDGNIVLDTKKHFIITTILVFAAVIISLTTCNLGALLELVGSTTASIIAYILPPLTTLCLVGRKKTFKEKIPYYACIIFGITLMIVSSSQTLFYAYYDKGEKHCEI; this comes from the coding sequence ATGAAAGATCATTCAAAGCATTATTATACACACATTGGAAATAGTTCAAATAGGCCCACCTCATCTATTGCAGGGACCTCACGTTCTATATCTCCATCAAATGTAGAATTAGAACTATCGACATTTAAGAGCCATGATTCTGGTAATCAGAATGGATTGAACGATGGTTCAGGTCAAAGTTTTGCAGACTTTGAAATTGACGCCGAGGATCCATTGACTCACCCTACTCGTGCTCCTGCTAAGTCAAATATGTATATGGCATTTATGAACATGGCAAACAGCATTTTGGGAGCAGGAGTCGTAGGTCAGCCGTTTGCAATTAAGAATTGTGGAATTGTAGGGGGGTTCATGGCATTGGTTCTTTTAACTGCAATAGTTGATTGGACTATAAGACTGATAGTGATTAACTTTAAGTTAACAGGGAAAACCACATATCAGGATACTGTCGAGTTTGCAATGGGAAAAGCTGGAAAAATCACAGTTTTGGTTGTAAATGGTTTATTTGCATTTGGTAGTTGTGTTGGATTTTGTATTATCGTTGGTGATAGTGTACCCCATGTTTTAAAAGCTTTCTTTCCTAGTTACGCAGGTTATTTTGGTAGAAATGCTATAATTTCAGTGTTTTCTTTTCTGGTGTCATATCCTTTGTCTTTGAATAGGAATATTGCAAAGTTATCCAAGATTTCAATGTTGGCGTTAATAAGTATATTTATGATAGTGTTGATTGTAATGATACGGGCACCAGCGACTGCCAATGAGTTGAAGGGTACTATTAGTGTGTCTGAATACTTTATTACGCCCAGAATATTCCAAGGTATATCTATTATCTCCTTTGCCCTAGTTTGTCACCACAATACCAGCTTCATTTATTTCTCTTTGAAGAAACCAAGTCTAAAAAGGTTTAGTAATTTAACACACCTAAGCTGCACGATATCTATGGTGTTGTGTCTTATTGCAGGTTATACAGGTTTTCTCAGTTTTAAAAGTTCAACTAAAGGTAATATTCTTAACAACTTTCCAAGTGACGACAAATTCATAAATTTTGCAAGATTCTGTTTCGGTTTAAATATGGTAACAACATTTCCATTAGAGATTTTTGTTCTTCGTGATGTTGCTCGAGATTTAATTTATCTCCGGTCCAATCGTCAAGGGGATGGAAATATAGTATTAGATACCAAGAAGCATTTTATTATTACAACAATTCTAGTTTTTGCGGCTGTTATAATCTCTTTGACCACATGTAACTTAGGAGCCTTGCTTGAACTTGTTGGATCCACTACAGCGTCAATAATTGCATATATTTTACCACCGTTAACCACGTTATGTCTAGTTGGTCGAAAGAAGACTTTCAAGGAGAAGATTCCATATTATGCATGTATTATATTTGGTATCACGCTTATGATCGTTAGTAGTTCCCAAACACTATTCTACGCATACTATGATAAAGGAGAAAAGCATTGTGAGATATAA
- the SEC2 gene encoding guanine nucleotide exchange factor SEC2 (Syntenic homolog of Ashbya gossypii AFR670W; Syntenic homolog of Saccharomyces cerevisiae YNL272C (SEC2)), with product MSGQDETKKDPSQQEESIRISTQVSSLSTRLIESIDKQSKLEEQLNHARRILAGQKSAMERHESLKQELEQLKQVLNDKDKQLTETKEKLDEASKGWQASEQKVQKVHKELEDLTTSLFDEANNMVSKAREEKHAIEQLNSKLQEQLREKDMLLDTLSIQLKNLKKVLYKVEDEQNTINNYRRPLAVDEHTGSNLSLDRQASVVDSAYDLTQASLLFTPLAQSLRYDIPLYTEYLRFVAVLPMCKSIKDTKHDSKFLRGLINEIHPILRLESAAGLGWLARRNLLNLMIEGLVVIEPISGINETYRLGYMPSHMTGYKSDEGENVKMFNYPPNSPPVAIEAPCAFCSEGRNDILEHGRLYTLKTLMKTEDGRTAIESQYPLCHYCLLKVRQVCEIFAFLRSLKSGAWHLENVTLSCAKADSTEFTQVQVKDANASPLKENASSLTSKRLSFMSNFSRNSSFVKTTPKVDGVGEDFDGRKGLPMTNVQRSWLHLAKLRASLYWSHIGVWTLDDAVQLKVAPMSSEDKDPAIFNGDSLPHEWANYGSPSSTNQSFTYNEFGEEGSKEQEGFDFEKGDETQGTIKQPVEEETVKNEVANEVSPPVADSAGNTIESSVMDDVPEDVSPLSESKAPEPSKEPEEVVEPNGPLPGALAE from the coding sequence ATGTCAGGTCAAGATGAAACTAAGAAAGATCCTTCGCAACAGGAAGAATCAATAAGAATATCAACTCAGGTTTCTTCACTATCTACGAGGTTGATTGAGAGTATAGATAAGCAGTCAAAGCTAGAAGAGCAGTTAAATCATGCTAGGAGGATATTGGCAGGACAAAAGAGCGCTATGGAAAGACATGAGTCGCTAAAACAAGAATTAGAGCAATTAAAACAAGTTCTGAATGATAAAGACAAGCAGCTTACTGAGACAAAGGAGAAGCTTGATGAAGCATCTAAGGGTTGGCAAGCTTCTGAACAGAAAGTTCAGAAGGTTCATAAGGAGTTAGAAGATTTGACCACGTCACTTTTTGATGAGGCTAATAATATGGTATCTAAAGCACGGGAGGAGAAGCACGCAATTGAGCAACTAAACTCGAAGCTCCAAGAGCAACTTCGTGAAAAAGATATGTTGTTAGACACGCTAAGTATacaattgaagaatttgaagaaagTGTTATACAAGGTGGAAGATGAGCAGAATACTATAAACAACTATCGGCGGCCTCTAGCGGTGGATGAACACACCGGTTCCAATTTATCTCTGGACAGACAGGCATCTGTTGTCGATTCCGCTTATGATCTAACACAAGCGAGTTTGCTTTTCACGCCATTGGCCCAGTCGCTACGATACGATATTCCACTTTACACGGAGTACTTACGTTTTGTTGCCGTTTTGCCAATGTGTAAAAGCATTAAGGATACCAAGCACGATTCAAAGTTCTTAAGAGGTCtaattaatgaaattcATCCAATACTACGGCTAGAGTCTGCGGCAGGACTTGGATGGCTGGCGAGGAGGAATTTGTTGAACTTGATGATAGAAGGTTTGGTTGTAATAGAGCCCATAAGTGGTATCAATGAGACATATAGATTGGGATACATGCCCTCTCACATGACTGGCTACAAAAGTGATGAGGGTGAGAACGTGAAAATGTTTAATTACCCTCCAAATTCTCCCCCTGTTGCCATTGAGGCACCTTGTGCCTTCTGCTCGGAGGGCCGTAACGACATCTTAGAACATGGAAGATTATACACGCTCAAGACTCTAATGAAAACTGAAGATGGAAGAACTGCCATTGAAAGCCAGTATCCACTATGTCATTACTGTTTACTAAAGGTCCGCCAAGTGTGCGAAATATTTGCATTCTTGCGCTCACTAAAATCGGGCGCGTGGCACTTGGAAAATGTTACCTTGTCGTGTGCTAAAGCAGACAGTACAGAATTCACACAAGTCCAGGTAAAAGATGCAAATGCTTCACCattgaaagaaaatgcATCCTCTTTGACCAGCAAGAGGTTGAGTTTTATGAGTAACTTTTCTCGTAACTCATCTTTTGTCAAAACTACTCCAAAGGTTGATGGTGTAGGGGAAGATTTTGATGGAAGAAAGGGGCTACCTATGACCAATGTACAGCGCTCTTGGTTGCACTTGGCAAAGTTACGTGCATCATTGTACTGGTCTCATATTGGGGTATGGACATTGGATGATGCGGTGCAGTTGAAGGTAGCGCCAATGTCCTCTGAAGATAAAGACCCAGCAATATTCAACGGAGATTCACTTCCACATGAATGGGCCAATTACGGTTCACCTTCGTCTACAAATCAATCTTTTACTTACAATGAGTTTGGAGAAGAAGGATCAAAGGAACAAGAAGGCTTTGACTTCGAAAAGGGAGATGAAACTCAAGGTACCATAAAACAGCCTGTAGAAGAGGAAACTGTAAAGAATGAAGTAGCAAATGAAGTCTCCCCACCTGTAGCAGATAGTGCCGGAAATACTATAGAATCCTCCGTCATGGATGACGTTCCTGAGGATGTTAGTCCCTTATCTGAATCCAAAGCTCCAGAGCCATCAAAAGAGCCAGAAGAAGTTGTAGAACCTAATGGACCCCTTCCAGGCGCCCTGGCGGAATAA